The Thermoflavifilum sp. genome contains a region encoding:
- the cas6 gene encoding CRISPR-associated endoribonuclease Cas6, with protein sequence MRLQIVIELEQPELPRDYRSGFMSLIKAALEKADGRLFRKMYDKKTLKPFTFSVYFPEMKGINGHHLQVGTRALLNFSTIDPILLAHVYNGLREQKHFPWGSYNRFTVHQIRMLPQVRIKTSTCTFKTLSPFLVNRRQHNLQYLSAEDEGFDEGFKHSIRLLCQHFLGRSCDDMKYEIINSRKMVVFHYDQPMTCNKAVIVIQADAEILNLLYDVGIGVRRSQGFGMVEIIK encoded by the coding sequence ATGCGATTGCAAATAGTTATTGAGCTGGAACAACCTGAATTGCCCCGGGATTATCGGAGTGGTTTTATGTCGTTGATTAAAGCGGCCCTGGAAAAAGCCGATGGCCGGTTGTTTCGGAAGATGTATGATAAAAAAACCCTGAAGCCGTTTACGTTTTCTGTGTATTTCCCGGAAATGAAAGGTATAAACGGTCATCATCTTCAGGTAGGAACAAGGGCACTGCTGAATTTTTCGACAATAGATCCGATTTTGCTGGCGCATGTATATAATGGATTAAGGGAACAAAAACATTTTCCATGGGGCAGTTATAATCGGTTTACCGTTCATCAGATCCGGATGCTTCCACAGGTCAGGATCAAGACAAGCACATGTACATTCAAAACCTTATCTCCTTTTCTGGTGAATAGGCGGCAGCATAATTTGCAATACCTGAGTGCAGAAGATGAGGGTTTTGATGAAGGATTCAAGCACAGCATTCGGCTATTGTGTCAGCATTTTCTGGGTAGATCGTGCGATGATATGAAATATGAAATCATCAATTCCAGAAAAATGGTGGTTTTTCATTATGATCAACCCATGACCTGCAACAAGGCTGTGATTGTCATCCAGGCTGATGCGGAAATATTGAATCTATTATATGATGTAGGTATCGGTGTGCGAAGGAGTCAGGGTTTTGGGATGGTGGAAATAATAAAATAA
- the bglX gene encoding beta-glucosidase BglX produces the protein MTTPFRLFVLTGLLAMLMLPAFSQQRNDSAMYAFVNRLIGQMTLDEKIGQLNLLTSDMAVTGPTMRKAYLDDIKAGRCGGIFNAFGPDYVRKLQEIAVDSTRLHIPLLFGFDVIHGHKTIFPIPLGMACSWDTTGIAHAARIAATEAAADGLNWVFSPMVDLARDPRWGRVAEGAGEDPYLGSLIARAYVKGYQGHNLADSTTVMACVKHYALYGAVEAGREYNIVDMSRRRMFEDYLPPYKAAIDAGVGSVMSAFNEINGIPATANHWLLTDLLRRQWHFQGFVVTDYDAIPELINHGIAADTAEASKWAFEAGAEMDMQGLAYIHHLKTLVENGQISEDAIDQAVRDILIAKYRLGLFQDPYNRINEARARREIMSPDKLQFAREMARESIVLLKNAHQLLPLKKSGTIAVIGPLADDQRDMIGCWSGAGDWHQAVSILQGIREAAGNQARILYARGANITDDTSLLRQLNAFGGDIQLAKESPQQLIRQAVAVARKADVVVMCLGESQGMSGEAASRADIHIPENQRELLKAVYATGKPIVLVLSNGRPLVLKWESEHIPAILETWFLGTEAGHAIADVLFGDYNPSGKLTMSFPYAVGQIPVYYNHKNTGRPGNPDVKWTSKYLDIPNDPLYPFGYGLSYAHFTYGPLQLDKEVLMPGDQLHVRVTLTNDGDRDGTEIVQLYIRDRVADVTQPVKVLKGFQRVFLKKGESKTLEFTLSADDLRIYDRHMHYRYEPGVFDVFVGGNSRDVQQASFTLK, from the coding sequence ATGACTACTCCATTTCGTTTATTCGTCCTGACCGGATTACTGGCTATGTTGATGCTTCCTGCTTTCAGCCAGCAGCGTAATGATTCGGCCATGTATGCTTTTGTGAATCGGCTCATCGGCCAGATGACGCTCGATGAAAAGATCGGCCAGCTGAATCTGCTGACCAGCGATATGGCGGTTACGGGCCCCACCATGCGCAAAGCATATCTTGACGATATCAAGGCGGGAAGATGTGGGGGTATTTTCAACGCTTTCGGTCCAGATTACGTAAGAAAATTGCAGGAGATTGCTGTAGATAGCACCCGGCTGCATATCCCGTTGCTGTTCGGGTTTGACGTGATTCACGGACATAAAACCATATTCCCGATTCCGCTGGGCATGGCCTGCAGCTGGGATACGACGGGCATAGCTCATGCCGCCCGCATTGCGGCTACCGAGGCGGCGGCCGATGGGTTGAACTGGGTGTTTTCGCCTATGGTGGATCTGGCTCGCGATCCGCGCTGGGGTCGCGTAGCCGAAGGCGCCGGGGAAGATCCCTATCTGGGCTCACTCATCGCCCGGGCTTATGTGAAAGGCTATCAGGGGCATAACCTGGCCGACAGCACTACGGTGATGGCTTGCGTGAAGCACTATGCATTGTATGGTGCCGTAGAGGCGGGCCGGGAATACAACATCGTGGATATGAGCCGCCGGCGTATGTTTGAAGATTATCTGCCTCCCTACAAGGCGGCTATAGATGCTGGCGTGGGGTCGGTGATGAGCGCTTTCAATGAAATCAACGGCATCCCCGCCACAGCCAATCACTGGCTGCTGACCGACCTGCTGCGTCGCCAGTGGCATTTTCAGGGTTTTGTGGTCACCGACTACGACGCCATTCCCGAACTCATCAACCATGGCATCGCCGCCGATACCGCCGAAGCTAGCAAATGGGCTTTTGAAGCTGGCGCGGAAATGGATATGCAGGGGCTGGCGTATATCCATCATCTGAAAACACTGGTGGAAAACGGGCAGATCAGCGAAGACGCCATCGACCAGGCCGTGCGTGATATCCTGATTGCGAAATACAGGCTGGGCCTCTTTCAGGATCCCTACAACCGCATCAACGAAGCCCGTGCCCGGCGCGAAATCATGAGTCCCGATAAGCTGCAATTTGCTCGTGAAATGGCGCGTGAATCGATCGTACTGTTGAAAAACGCCCATCAGCTGTTGCCATTAAAAAAGTCGGGCACCATCGCAGTCATCGGGCCGCTGGCCGACGATCAGCGCGATATGATCGGCTGCTGGTCGGGTGCGGGCGACTGGCATCAAGCGGTGAGTATTCTGCAGGGCATCCGCGAGGCGGCAGGCAACCAGGCCAGAATCCTCTATGCCAGGGGTGCTAATATTACCGACGATACCTCTTTGCTGCGCCAGCTGAATGCATTCGGCGGGGATATACAGCTCGCGAAAGAATCGCCGCAGCAGCTCATCCGCCAGGCCGTAGCCGTAGCCCGTAAGGCCGATGTGGTGGTGATGTGCCTGGGCGAATCGCAGGGTATGAGCGGGGAAGCCGCCTCCCGGGCCGATATCCATATCCCCGAAAATCAGCGCGAACTGCTGAAAGCCGTTTATGCTACCGGCAAGCCCATCGTGCTGGTGCTGTCGAACGGACGTCCCCTGGTGCTGAAATGGGAAAGCGAACACATCCCGGCGATCCTGGAAACCTGGTTCCTGGGCACAGAAGCCGGTCATGCCATTGCCGATGTGCTGTTTGGCGACTATAATCCTTCGGGTAAGCTCACGATGTCGTTCCCCTATGCAGTCGGGCAAATCCCGGTGTATTACAACCACAAGAATACCGGCCGACCCGGCAACCCTGATGTCAAGTGGACTTCTAAATATCTGGATATTCCCAACGATCCGCTCTACCCATTCGGCTATGGCTTGAGCTATGCCCATTTCACCTATGGCCCGCTACAATTAGACAAAGAGGTATTGATGCCGGGTGATCAACTGCATGTGCGTGTTACGCTAACCAATGATGGTGATCGCGACGGCACAGAAATCGTCCAGCTGTATATCCGCGACCGGGTAGCCGATGTTACCCAGCCGGTGAAAGTATTAAAAGGCTTTCAACGGGTATTTCTGAAAAAAGGGGAAAGCAAAACGCTTGAATTTACGCTTTCGGCCGATGATTTGCGCATCTACGACCGGCACATGCATTACCGGTATGAACCCGGCGTTTTTGACGTCTTCGTCGGCGGAAACAGCCGCGATGTGCAACAGGCGAGTTTTACGTTGAAATGA
- the cas5b gene encoding type I-B CRISPR-associated protein Cas5b yields MMYILRLRIYQPQAHYRVPFTYQRRHTYPIPPYSTIIGLLCNLLGIDHPEKEGVINGPQVKLYDELKELKISIAGRFESKTTEYVWFRNLSHSAHNSRFGSVQNRIIYGEVEHIGGQSPVSIDVLNEVRLIIHLAHENKDFLGFIASALHDPTHRLEVLHIGRAEDWLTIEEISCVKDITTCEIKRRDGAYGYFFWIPENRYLPEDADMESVSDSSFEGLAYRITAHWTVESTKGYYNRHAARIFDYVKVKLSDGLFVNKQLFLDDQSFPIFLCQF; encoded by the coding sequence ATGATGTATATCCTTCGTCTTCGCATATATCAGCCTCAGGCACATTATCGTGTGCCGTTCACCTATCAGCGTCGGCATACTTATCCTATTCCGCCCTATTCTACAATCATTGGATTGCTTTGCAATCTACTGGGTATTGATCATCCGGAAAAAGAAGGGGTGATCAATGGACCACAGGTTAAACTCTATGATGAATTGAAAGAATTGAAAATCTCCATCGCAGGCCGGTTCGAAAGCAAAACCACAGAATATGTGTGGTTTCGCAATCTTTCTCATTCTGCTCATAATTCCAGATTCGGAAGCGTGCAAAATCGTATCATCTATGGTGAAGTGGAACATATAGGTGGACAATCTCCCGTATCGATAGATGTACTCAATGAGGTGAGGCTGATCATTCATCTGGCTCATGAAAACAAAGATTTCCTGGGCTTCATTGCTTCTGCATTGCATGACCCCACTCATCGCCTCGAGGTGTTGCATATCGGCAGGGCTGAAGATTGGCTGACCATTGAGGAGATATCTTGCGTGAAAGATATAACTACATGCGAAATCAAGCGGAGAGACGGAGCTTATGGATATTTTTTCTGGATTCCGGAGAATAGATATCTTCCGGAAGATGCCGATATGGAATCGGTTTCTGATTCATCATTTGAGGGCCTTGCCTATAGAATAACTGCACACTGGACGGTGGAAAGTACCAAAGGCTATTATAATCGTCATGCAGCAAGAATATTTGATTATGTCAAGGTGAAATTAAGTGATGGATTATTTGTAAATAAGCAGCTTTTTTTAGACGATCAATCCTTTCCCATTTTTTTAT
- the cas7i gene encoding type I-B CRISPR-associated protein Cas7/Cst2/DevR, whose amino-acid sequence MQNNECKIKNITVTIIFDGSALNRDEKIGGNILSIKKLNVNGEVRSFISKPAIRHYLFQTLHKDSGWKEAGITTHGEVLQFDITQYDILTSEELDAFGYMYTISKQASITRKSPLGITKAISLFPYETDMAFYANHDLLRRAQQNQGLKVTPDPYNKEEHTSLYKLSFTIDSDMLGKDTWIIEKLEYKPNDAELELTIAGEVKKLVKNVVKTNGLYKVQADRDEKKAELGNIHIVELNDSFKVTFELSCEEKIKRIQAILKAIKNGLCAQSGGEANTIVPLFFMAAAVKVPSPVLHPYLDISKKDGQWEVIGVNDALRNEWIEKDENHKNQPLIYIQDCERLKVDASIKALGIDWEAFKEKIGLKCNNLSNSNQPQHDQ is encoded by the coding sequence ATGCAAAACAATGAATGCAAAATTAAAAACATCACCGTCACCATCATTTTTGACGGTTCAGCGCTAAATCGCGACGAAAAAATTGGAGGAAATATTCTTTCCATTAAGAAACTGAATGTGAACGGTGAAGTTCGATCATTTATCAGCAAGCCTGCAATACGGCATTATCTGTTTCAAACATTGCATAAAGATTCAGGTTGGAAAGAAGCCGGTATCACTACCCATGGTGAAGTATTACAGTTTGATATCACTCAGTATGATATCCTCACCAGCGAAGAACTGGATGCTTTTGGGTATATGTACACCATCTCTAAACAGGCCTCAATTACCAGGAAATCTCCACTGGGCATCACCAAAGCCATTTCTTTATTCCCATACGAAACCGATATGGCTTTTTATGCCAACCACGATCTGTTGAGAAGAGCACAACAAAACCAAGGGTTGAAGGTCACCCCTGATCCTTACAATAAGGAGGAACATACCTCTTTGTACAAACTAAGCTTTACAATCGATTCTGATATGCTTGGGAAGGATACCTGGATTATAGAAAAGCTCGAATATAAGCCAAATGATGCTGAACTTGAGCTCACGATTGCTGGTGAAGTTAAAAAATTAGTTAAAAATGTCGTAAAAACAAATGGATTATATAAAGTTCAAGCAGATCGCGATGAGAAGAAAGCAGAATTAGGAAATATTCATATAGTGGAATTAAATGACAGTTTCAAAGTAACATTTGAATTATCCTGTGAAGAGAAAATCAAACGCATTCAAGCTATTCTTAAGGCTATCAAAAATGGTTTATGCGCTCAATCCGGCGGAGAAGCCAATACTATTGTGCCACTCTTTTTCATGGCCGCTGCGGTTAAGGTGCCTTCACCGGTGTTGCATCCTTACCTTGATATCAGCAAAAAAGATGGCCAGTGGGAAGTCATTGGGGTTAACGACGCGTTGCGTAATGAGTGGATAGAGAAGGACGAAAACCATAAGAATCAGCCTTTGATATATATCCAGGATTGTGAACGTTTGAAGGTGGATGCATCAATAAAAGCATTGGGGATTGATTGGGAAGCGTTTAAAGAAAAAATCGGTTTGAAGTGCAATAACCTCTCAAATAGCAATCAGCCACAGCACGATCAATAA
- the cas6 gene encoding CRISPR-associated endoribonuclease Cas6, protein MRFKITMEARESHPILPCNYQYPLSAAVYRILGEAHSTHTQFLHDTGYRRPFRLKGFKLFTFSDLHTPFQIQGDRMYMKRPIADFQICFYLPDVAEHFLKGLFMQQQIDIADPVSRASFTIQQVDLLDDSLPDTPDGVQELMLRPLSPLVVGMKNQRGHYEFLRPDDPAFTQWLKHNWIEKYRAIENGDEQRLSRWISQTEIKPVWNGTSYRSRLITIKAFTPQQTRIRGFDRFLLQVRAPRPLLKLALDAGMGLYNAMGMGYVEVMKKIFKRT, encoded by the coding sequence ATGCGTTTCAAAATCACCATGGAAGCCCGGGAATCGCATCCCATCCTGCCCTGTAATTATCAATATCCTCTATCTGCCGCTGTTTATCGTATCCTCGGCGAGGCCCACAGCACGCACACACAATTCCTTCACGATACCGGATACCGCCGGCCCTTTCGATTAAAAGGATTTAAGCTGTTTACCTTTTCCGATTTGCACACGCCCTTTCAAATCCAGGGCGATCGGATGTATATGAAAAGACCGATAGCCGATTTTCAAATTTGTTTTTACCTGCCCGATGTAGCGGAGCATTTTCTCAAAGGCCTTTTCATGCAGCAACAGATTGATATTGCCGATCCAGTCAGCCGGGCTTCTTTCACGATTCAACAGGTAGACCTGCTCGATGATTCCCTGCCCGATACGCCTGATGGTGTGCAGGAGCTCATGCTCCGGCCGCTTTCGCCGCTGGTGGTGGGAATGAAAAATCAGCGCGGGCATTACGAATTTCTGCGCCCCGATGATCCCGCATTCACCCAATGGCTCAAACACAACTGGATAGAAAAATATCGCGCGATAGAAAATGGCGATGAACAGCGGCTCAGTCGATGGATATCCCAGACGGAAATAAAACCCGTGTGGAATGGAACTTCTTACCGGAGCCGACTCATCACCATTAAAGCTTTTACACCGCAGCAGACGCGCATCAGAGGCTTTGATCGGTTTTTGTTACAGGTGCGAGCACCCCGGCCTTTGTTGAAGCTTGCCCTTGATGCAGGAATGGGCTTATACAATGCCATGGGCATGGGTTATGTAGAAGTCATGAAAAAAATTTTTAAGCGCACATAG
- the ilvA gene encoding threonine ammonia-lyase, whose translation MAETTAKAIPTLDFEAARKRLSPVVSHTPLMWNQNLSRRYQANIFLKREDLQVVRSYKIRGAFNLMSSLPAKELQRGVVCASAGNHAQGFAYSCAHLQVKGVVFMPSPTPKQKIHQVQMFGDGWIDIRLTGDTFDDCQAAALSFAEQEGMTFIPPFEHPKIIEGQGTVGLEILEDLPDVDYVFIPVGGGGLASGIGLYMKAHRPGVKLIGAEPEGAPSMVEAFKAGHPVKLEHIDPFVDGAAVKQVGELTYTICQQVLDRMLLIPEGRVCSTILRLYNEEAMVVEPAGALAISALPELREEIKGKNVVCIVSGSNNDIDRMQEIKERSLLYEGLKHYFIIRFAQRPGALREFVNEVLGPNDDIVRFEYMQKHHKESGPALVGIELKDPRDYDALIDRMRKRHISFTELNKDDTLFGFIV comes from the coding sequence ATGGCTGAAACAACAGCAAAAGCCATACCGACACTGGATTTTGAGGCTGCCCGCAAAAGGCTCAGCCCGGTGGTCTCACACACGCCGCTCATGTGGAATCAAAACCTCTCGCGGCGCTATCAGGCCAATATTTTTTTGAAACGGGAAGACCTGCAGGTGGTGCGCTCCTACAAGATCAGAGGCGCTTTCAACCTGATGAGCAGCCTTCCGGCAAAGGAGCTCCAACGCGGTGTGGTGTGTGCAAGTGCAGGCAATCATGCTCAGGGCTTTGCCTATTCCTGTGCCCATCTTCAGGTGAAAGGCGTGGTGTTCATGCCGTCTCCTACGCCCAAACAAAAGATTCATCAGGTGCAGATGTTCGGCGATGGATGGATTGATATCCGGTTAACCGGTGATACTTTCGATGATTGCCAGGCAGCAGCCCTGTCGTTCGCCGAGCAAGAGGGCATGACCTTCATCCCGCCTTTCGAACATCCCAAAATCATTGAAGGGCAGGGCACGGTAGGACTGGAAATTCTCGAAGACCTGCCCGATGTGGATTATGTATTCATACCCGTGGGGGGAGGCGGACTGGCATCGGGCATAGGCCTGTATATGAAAGCCCATCGACCCGGGGTGAAACTCATTGGTGCAGAACCCGAGGGAGCTCCATCGATGGTAGAAGCTTTTAAAGCAGGGCATCCGGTTAAACTGGAGCATATCGATCCTTTTGTAGATGGGGCCGCCGTTAAGCAGGTGGGCGAGCTTACCTATACGATCTGCCAACAGGTGCTCGATCGGATGCTGTTGATTCCCGAAGGTAGGGTGTGCTCCACCATCCTTCGCCTGTATAACGAAGAAGCTATGGTGGTGGAACCCGCCGGCGCACTGGCCATCTCAGCCCTGCCCGAGCTGAGGGAAGAAATCAAAGGTAAAAATGTGGTGTGTATCGTGAGCGGCAGCAACAACGATATCGACCGCATGCAGGAAATCAAAGAACGATCGTTGTTGTATGAAGGGTTAAAGCATTATTTCATCATTCGTTTTGCCCAGCGTCCCGGTGCCCTGCGCGAGTTCGTGAATGAAGTGCTGGGCCCGAACGACGATATCGTACGGTTTGAATACATGCAGAAGCACCACAAAGAAAGCGGTCCCGCTCTGGTGGGCATCGAACTCAAAGATCCGCGCGACTATGATGCCCTCATCGATCGCATGAGAAAGCGCCACATCTCATTTACCGAATTGAATAAAGATGATACTCTGTTCGGATTTATCGTGTGA
- the cas8a1 gene encoding type I-B CRISPR-associated protein Cas8b1/Cst1 encodes MEVQQALDVTNHTITLYPSNWLYNAGVIGLLRILEELGDRVEEFIADDGTTKISTTKNVDEIFENWDKLSPKSKKNNSLVYGWKDAYYANQKEKSIKKRISAFLQQKENGRKVKKTASTFSCIFCTKRVKIKKTDARFLNQAFGNILLGSEKSFSNMYWNHSAKDFVCSRCEYVLMCHHLGLTRLQDGSEIFINAPSFKLMFNLNRFARGIFGVSSLKEGRDKREILAMSVIEYATKIQTTLGIWTGMNIEIVSKRGDKIEFFNLPYEVIQLLVDRRIASLLSQIGEFSILNLVLNQDFTRLMELGYLLLRIGLKPENERGKSDRAFVANYLKIKWNSKHTQHVAQLIFELYAAIEEKTKKNIYL; translated from the coding sequence ATGGAAGTACAACAAGCATTAGATGTAACTAATCACACCATAACACTCTATCCATCAAACTGGTTATACAACGCAGGTGTGATTGGATTGCTGAGAATATTGGAAGAACTTGGTGACCGAGTAGAGGAATTTATTGCTGATGATGGTACTACTAAAATATCGACTACAAAAAATGTCGATGAGATATTTGAAAATTGGGACAAGTTATCTCCAAAATCGAAAAAAAATAATAGTTTGGTTTATGGTTGGAAAGATGCATATTATGCTAATCAAAAAGAGAAGTCGATTAAGAAGCGAATTAGCGCATTCCTTCAACAAAAAGAGAACGGGAGGAAAGTAAAAAAAACAGCTTCTACGTTTTCATGTATTTTTTGTACAAAGAGAGTAAAGATTAAAAAAACTGATGCTAGATTCTTAAATCAAGCATTTGGAAACATTTTACTCGGATCTGAAAAGTCCTTTAGCAATATGTATTGGAATCATTCTGCTAAGGATTTCGTGTGCTCCAGGTGTGAGTACGTACTTATGTGCCATCATCTTGGCCTTACGCGACTGCAAGACGGATCGGAAATATTCATCAATGCTCCTTCTTTTAAGCTAATGTTCAACCTGAACAGATTTGCAAGGGGGATTTTTGGTGTGTCTTCTTTGAAAGAAGGGCGTGATAAACGAGAAATATTAGCCATGTCGGTGATTGAATATGCTACAAAGATACAGACCACGCTTGGCATCTGGACGGGGATGAATATTGAGATCGTCTCTAAGCGTGGCGACAAGATCGAGTTCTTTAACCTCCCCTATGAAGTTATTCAGCTCCTTGTCGATCGAAGGATCGCTTCGCTCCTTAGCCAGATCGGAGAGTTTTCCATTTTGAATCTTGTTTTGAATCAAGACTTTACTCGCTTGATGGAGTTGGGTTATCTTCTTTTGCGAATTGGATTAAAGCCTGAAAATGAACGCGGAAAATCGGATCGTGCATTTGTCGCTAACTACCTGAAGATAAAATGGAACAGCAAGCATACACAACATGTAGCACAGCTGATCTTTGAACTCTATGCTGCTATAGAAGAAAAAACAAAAAAAAACATATATCTATGA
- the ilvC gene encoding ketol-acid reductoisomerase, which translates to MATIYFGGVPEEVVTREEFPMEKARQVLQDETIAVIGYGVQGPGQALNLRDNGFRVIVGQRKGKTWDKAVADGWVPGETLFDIEEAAQKGTIVAFLLSDAGQIALWPTLKKHLTAGKALYFSHGFGITFSDQTGIIPPADIDVILVAPKGSGTSLRRLFLAGQGINSSFAVHQDATGRARERAIAMGIGIGSGYLFPTDFKKEVYSDLTGERGTLMGAIQGIFAAQYETLRRNGHSPSEAFNETVEELTQSLMPLVAENGMDWMYANCSTTAQRGALDWWKRFKEATQPVFDELYHSVASGKEAARAISANSQPDYREKLEAELKELRESEMWQAGAAVRKLRPKG; encoded by the coding sequence ATGGCAACCATTTATTTTGGCGGAGTTCCGGAAGAAGTCGTTACCCGGGAAGAATTTCCCATGGAAAAAGCTCGACAGGTATTACAAGATGAAACCATTGCCGTGATCGGCTATGGCGTACAGGGTCCCGGGCAGGCACTCAACTTGCGCGACAATGGATTCCGCGTGATTGTGGGTCAACGCAAGGGCAAAACCTGGGACAAGGCTGTGGCCGATGGCTGGGTGCCCGGCGAAACCCTTTTCGACATTGAAGAGGCGGCTCAGAAAGGCACCATCGTTGCTTTCCTGCTTTCCGATGCCGGCCAGATCGCCCTGTGGCCGACCCTGAAAAAACACCTCACCGCGGGTAAAGCCCTGTATTTTTCACATGGCTTCGGCATCACCTTCAGCGATCAAACGGGCATCATCCCGCCCGCCGATATCGATGTGATTCTGGTGGCTCCCAAAGGCTCGGGTACTTCGCTGCGCAGGTTGTTCTTAGCCGGTCAGGGTATCAATTCCAGCTTTGCCGTGCATCAGGATGCCACCGGCCGGGCTCGTGAGCGCGCTATCGCCATGGGCATTGGCATCGGCTCCGGATATCTGTTTCCTACCGACTTTAAAAAAGAAGTGTATTCCGATCTTACTGGCGAACGGGGTACGCTGATGGGCGCTATCCAGGGTATCTTTGCCGCCCAGTATGAAACCCTGCGTCGCAACGGACATTCCCCATCGGAAGCGTTCAACGAAACGGTGGAAGAATTAACCCAATCGCTCATGCCCCTCGTAGCTGAAAACGGGATGGACTGGATGTATGCCAATTGCTCTACCACGGCTCAACGTGGCGCACTCGACTGGTGGAAACGTTTTAAAGAAGCCACCCAGCCCGTGTTTGACGAGCTATACCATAGTGTGGCCAGTGGAAAAGAAGCCGCACGTGCCATATCGGCCAACAGTCAGCCCGATTACCGCGAAAAGCTGGAGGCTGAGCTGAAGGAGCTACGAGAAAGCGAGATGTGGCAGGCTGGAGCTGCCGTGCGTAAACTGCGGCCGAAAGGATAA